The following are from one region of the Candidatus Omnitrophota bacterium genome:
- a CDS encoding transposase — MPRGARAFPEVGFLHVISRGNNHRKLFFRPCDYKIYYRLLLKLKYEESVRIFHYCFMPNHVHFLVGITDKSDLSEFMKRANLRYFYHYRKKFTYVGHLWQGRFKSKLIDDDAYFIQCGKYIELNPVRANMVDTPEAYPYSSYRYYSMGFRDMLVDDDPFYLGLGNNCLSRQSEYREMITGETVTDKLIDLTNALL; from the coding sequence ATGCCCAGGGGCGCGCGTGCGTTTCCGGAAGTCGGTTTTTTGCATGTGATCAGCCGGGGAAACAATCATCGTAAATTGTTTTTCCGGCCGTGCGATTACAAAATTTATTACCGGTTGCTGCTGAAATTGAAGTATGAAGAATCAGTGCGCATCTTTCATTATTGTTTCATGCCTAATCACGTGCATTTTCTGGTCGGTATCACGGATAAAAGTGACCTCTCCGAATTTATGAAACGCGCGAACCTGAGATATTTTTATCATTACCGCAAAAAATTTACCTATGTCGGCCATCTTTGGCAGGGGCGTTTTAAAAGTAAATTGATCGATGATGACGCGTATTTTATCCAGTGCGGCAAATACATAGAGTTAAATCCGGTCCGCGCTAATATGGTGGATACTCCTGAGGCATATCCGTATTCCAGTTATCGATATTATAGTATGGGTTTTCGCGATATGCTTGTTGATGACGATCCGTTTTATCTTGGACTGGGAAATAATTGCTTGTCCAGGCAAAGTGAGTACCGCGAAATGATCACCGGCGAGACTGTCACCGATAAACTTATTGATTTGACAAATGCCTTGTTGTAA